In uncultured Methanobrevibacter sp., the genomic window TCAAAACATTGTAGATTTTGATGATGATGAGCTTACCAAATACAGAGCCAAAAGCGTTGGCTTCATATTCCAGTTTTATAACCTGATTCCAAACTTGACAGCAAAGGAAAACGTTGAATTGATGAAGGATATTACAGATGTGGATGTCAATGGTGATGAGATTCTTGAATCTGTAGGCCTTACAGGCCATGGAAACCAATTCCCAGCTCAACTTTCAGGTGGTGAACAGCAAAGGGTGTCAATTGCAAGGGCTTTGGCAAAGGAGCCTGCGATGCTCTTATGTGATGAGCCCACTGGAGCTCTTGATTCAAATACAGGAGTATTGATTCTTTCATTGCTTCAAAACAAGTGCCATGAAAAGGATACCACTGTAGTCATTGTAACCCACAACTCAAAATTGGCCGAAGCTGCAGACAAGCTGATTAGAATCAAAAACGGAAAGATTGAAAGTGTTACTGTCAATGAAAATCCCTTGGATATACATGAGATAGAGTGGTAAGAATTTTTATTTCAATTAGAGATATGTAGAGTGTTGATTCACTCTATTTTTAAAGTGATAAATTATTGATGTTAGTTCCTCTATTTTTAAAAAAGTGATAATATGAAAATGCTATATAGGAAAATGCTACGTGATTTCAAGGATCATAAGGCCCAGTTTCTCTCTATCTTTTTAATGGCTCTTATAGGAGTCTTTGCATTTACAGGAATTAGCGGTGAAGTTGTAGGTATGGTGGATGTATCAAACAGCTATTATGAGAATACAAACCTAGCTGATGGGTGGATCTATGGAGAGGAAATAAGTGACGATGTATTTTCCGATATTAAATCCATGGAAGAAATCAAGGATGCCCAAAGGGAGATGGTAGTGGATACGGTTGCCAATTACTCATCAGACCCAGAGATTACTTTGCATGTTGTAGAGGGAAATCAAAACATATCCAAATTCTACCTTTTCAAGGGGAAAGACTTTGACCCTAATGATGAGGAAGGAATTTGGATTGACAAAAGGTTTGCAGATGGCCGTAAATTGGATATTGGAGATAAGATCACCTTAAAGTTCGATGGAAATAAGGTGTCTAAAACAGTTAGGGGAATAATGTATTCTCCGGAATATGTCTATTATATCCAGGAAGGTAGCTTGCTTCCTGACTTTTCTCAAGTGGGCTTTGCTTACATCCCATCTAAAGGCGCTGATTTTGACATTGTGTATAATACAATAGCTCTTGATGGCTATGAGGAATTGGATGAGAAGGACTTCAAGTCTGCATTGGAGGATAAATTGGGCCAAAAGGCCTATGTTCAGTATGTCGACCGTGACAATAATGTTGGCATAAAGACATTGCAGGATGAGATATCTCAACACCAGATGTTTTCAGGAATATTTCCAGCCATTTTCGTTCTTGTATCACTTTTGACTTTGGTAACAACAATGTCCCGTGTCATTTCAGCTCAAAGGATGCAGATAGGAACCTTAAAGGCAATGGGATACAGCAACAAGTCAATAATCCTTCACTATCTCTCTTATGGATTCGTATTGTCATTAAGCGGTTCTGTTATAGGTCTTGTTGTAGGGCCTTTGACTATACCTTATCTATTCTATCCAACAATGTCATCTACCTATTCGCTTCCTCGCTGGGGACCTTCATGGGACATCAGCTTCTTTGCTGTTGCAGGACTTATGGTAGTCTCTTCTGTATTGATAAGCTACATTTCAGTAAAGGGAATCAGCGATGAGAATCCTTCAGAAACAATCAGGCCAAAGGCTCCAAAACTTGTAAGTTCCGGCCTTATTGAAAGAACCAAGATTTGGGAAAGATTCAGCTTCAATGAAAGATGGAACTATAGGGATGCAAAAAGGAACAAGACCAGAGCGATAATGAGCGTTTTCGGTGTATTTGCATGTGCCCTTTTGGTAATGTCTGCATTCGGAATGGTCGATTCAATCAATGATGTTGAGGATTGGCAGTACAATCAAATCTATAACTTCAATTCAAAGCTATTATTAGAAGAAAACATCACAGATTCACAATTGGATCATATCTTGGATGAGACTGGCGGTGAAGGAATAAGGGAAGAAGCCATTGAGTTGAAGTATAAGGGCATCAAGAAGACAGGAACCCTTACGGTAATGAACGATACAGAGTATTACAAGGTTACCGATGCCAACAGAAACTATATAAGCCTTGATCCTGATGGAGTGGCCATTTCAGACAAGATGGCTGAAGTCCTTGGATTGAAGGTTGGAGATAAGGTAAGATGGCATGTTGCAGGAAACCCTAAATGGATTGATTCAGAGATTACAGAAACATACTCAATTCCTTTTGGCCAAGGATTGATAATGTCTCCTGAAGTCTTTGATGAGATTGGAGGGGATGACTACAACTACAGCACAAATGTTGTATTGACCAAAAAGAACGTGAAAGAAAACTATACTGGAGTAAGCAGCATTACAACAAGTGAAGACATCAGGAAGGGATGGAACACAATGACTGAAGCATTGGACTTGATGGTCAGTGTCCTCACTACCTTTGCAATTGTCTTGGCAGTTGTGGTATTGTACAATTTAGGTCTATTGTCATTCACTGAGATTCAAAGGGAGCTTGCGACACTCAAGGTTCTTGGATTCAACTCAAAAAGCTTGAGAAGGCTTTTGTTAACTCAAAACCTATGGTTCTCAACTATTGGATTTATTCTAGCTATTCCTGGAGCTTATGTTTTGATGGGCATCATGATGGGGTCAACTGGTGATGAGTATTGCTTCCCAATCAACATTTACTTATGGAACTTCATAGTCAGTTTCCTCATTACCTTTGGATTGTCTGTTCTTGTCAACTTGGCATTTTCAAGAAAGATCAAGAAGGTGAATATGGTTGAATCCTTGAAGAGCAATGAATAGATTTAGGGTTTTATTCCATATTTTTTTCTTTTTTTATTTATTTTACATTTTCCTTTTTTAAAACATTTAGCATGGTTTACTATATAAAACTATATCTGTTTAAATCACTCTAATTTTACTATATTACTATAATATTGATTTAATTTTGTTAAAAATACTGTTTTGTTTAGTTAACTTTAAATATAACTTTTTTTAAACTTTTATTTAAGAAATAAACAATTTTAATTAATTTTTAAAAAGGTGATATTTTGTTAATCCATGAAAACAATAAGGGGTGTGTATTGGATAATTTTAAGTTAGTAAATCGTGATGAAATAATTGATTTTATTAATTCTCACAATGGCTTATTGGAATTAATAGAAAAAGCATATCCTTTGCTAAAAATCTATTTTCCAAAATATTCTTATTGTTTATTATATTCAATAGATCCTGAAATTATCAATCTCGAGCATATCATGCTATTTATCAATGGTGATGAAAAGGTTTATGATGAGGATTGTTTGAGATTAAAAGAATTGGAAAATGAAATAGAGAAATTGAAAGTTTCTAATTGCAATGTTAAGCCATTGCTTTTAGTTGATATATGATTTGATACAAGTGATAGTATGTTAATTGAAGAAAATAAAAGAGATTGCATATTAGATAATTTTAAATTAATCAATCAAAAAGAGATTATTGATTTTATTCGTTCAAATACTGGATTATTGGAATTAATTGAGAAAGTCTATCCTTTGCTTGAATCTTATTTTCCAGATTATTTCTATTCATTATCATATGCAACAGATCCGGAAATAAAGGATTTGGAAGATTTGATGCTATGCATTCATGGTGATGAAAAGGAATTCAAAAGCAATCGTAAAAAGTTGCATGATTTAGAAAGGGAAATAGATGGCTTGAAAGTCTCTAACTGCAAGGTAAAGCGTTTGCTGTTAGTGGAGGTATTGTTTTGACTTTCACTTGGGATAAATTTTATGATGTTGGAAACTGTATGAAAAATATTTCCAAAAAGGAAGAGTATCAACGTTCTGCTGTAGGCCGTTTTTATTATGCAGCTTTTGGATTAGTGAAGAATTATTATGAAGATAAATATCAAAGAACAGTTCCTTCGAATGATTCTCATTCATTTCTAATAAATGAATTGGAAAAATCTTATGGTGATGAGAAGGCTTTAGGTGAAAACTTGAGAAAAATAAGAAGATTTAGGAATTACGCCGATTATGATAGCAAATTCTATATGAAAAATGTAGGTGTCAGTGAAGAAATCTATAATGAAATAATTATATTATTGAATAATTTAAATAAAAAAAGTAAAAGGTAATTACTCATACCTATGAGTAATCAAGTTTCTTAGGATAGCCATTCTTACTGGAATTGCATTTGCAGCCTGTTCAAAGTACTTGTTGTACTTTGTATCGTCAACATCATATGCAATCTCATCTATTCTTGGTAGTGGGTGCATTACAATAAGGTCCTTTCCTTCAAGCAATTCCTTATTGATCAGGTAAGCTCCCTTGATCTCTTCATATTCCTCTTCGTCTGGGAACCTTTCCTTTTGGATTCTGGTAACGTAGAGGACATCAACATCATCAATGACATCCTTAAGGTTGTTTGTTTCCTTGAACTTGATATTGTTCTCTTCAAGGTCATGCAATGTTTCCTTAGGCATCTTAAGCTGGTCCGGTGAGACAAATGTCATCTCAACATCATACATTCCCAAAGCGTATGAGAGTGAATGTACGGTACGGCCGTATTTTAAGTCTCCAAGAAGCGCTATGTTCAATCCGTCTATTTTTCCGAAGTGCTTTTTGATTGTGTAAAGGTCCAATAATGTCTGGGTTGGGTGTTGGCCTGCACCGTCACCTGCATTTATGATTGGAACATCCACGATATCTGAGAGGAAACGTGACACTCCTTCAAGGTCGTGTCTTATTACAATTGCATCACAGTATGATTCAAACATCTTTGCTGTATCTGCTATGCTTTCACCTTTAGCCACTGAACTGATTGATGTGTCCCCAAGTTCAATGCATTCCCCTCCAAGTCTTTTCATGGAGGCTTCAAAGGAAAGTCTTGTTCTTGTGGAAGGTTCGTAGAATAAGAGTCCTAATATTTTTCCTTCAAGCTCTCTGGATAACTTCTTTGATTTAGCAACATCTTCAAGTTTGCTTGCTTCATCTAAGATGAATTCAATTTCATCCTTTTCAAAATCCTTTAATGAAATAAGGTTTTCATGGCCAAATATATTATTACGCTCCTTAAATTTTACACTTGGAATAGTGGTCTTATAAATAAAAAGAAAAAAATAGAAATATTAATTTTACTTTAAAAAAAATGAAAAAAAGTTTTTAATTAGATTAAAAACCTTTTAATTCTTTCACATGTTTTAGAATATGTATCCTAGCAATGCCATGATGATGAATACAAGAATTGCTATGATAAACACTTTCATGCCGATTTTCATCATCCATTTCAATAGCCCAAATATAATCATCAATAGTATAGCTATTATTATGATCTCTATAATCATGTTTTCACCAGGCTATATAAAAAGGACACTTAAGGAGCTATTTCGTCTCCTTTGAACCATCCGATGATTCCAACAATAATGGAAATGATGATTCCTAAAATTAACATTTTCCAAAAGTGGTGCATAAAGAATCCTATTATTGGGAATAAAAAGAATAATACGATCGCACATAAACAAATTTTATTTAATTCCATATTTTCACCTCTTTTTTAAGAACTCCTTTTTGAAAAAGGTGTTCTGTTTTATAATATTTCTAAAGTATTATAATAATTTATCTATTTTATTCAATTTTGTTCATTCTTCTTTGATTAAATAGCTCTTTAATGTTCCAATGTCTTCTATTGTCACTTCAACTATTGAATCTGCCTTCATTTCACCTACACCTGGAGGTGTTCCTGTAGCTATCACATCTCCTGGATTCAATGTCATTGTCTGTGAAACGTATGAGATGATTTCCTGTGGAGAGAAGATCATTTGTGAAGTGCTTGAGTTTTGCTTTGTTTCTCCATTTACCTTGGTTATGATCTTTTGATTCAATGGGTCAAGGTCTGTTTCTATATATGGTCCCATTGGAGCAAAGCCGTCACAGCTTTTTCCTCTTGTCCATTGGCCATCTCCAAGGGTGAAGTCCCTTGCTGTAACGTCATTTATTATTGTGTATCCGAAGATGCAATCATCCGCTTCTTCTATACTAACTTGTTTGGTTGTTTTTCCTATTACAACCGCAAGCTCTCCTTCATAATCTATTTGCTTTGACACATTAGGATAGATGATTATGTTGTCTGTTCTATTTACTGTAGTGGATGGCTTTATGAATATTACAGGGCTTTCAGGTAGGTCTAGATTCAATTCCTTTGCATGATCCTTGTAATTGAGGCCAATGCAGACTATTTTAGACGGTTCAGTTGGGGATAGTATTTCAATGTCATCTAAGCCGTGTGATGATACCATATTGTATAAAATGAATTTTATGTCCTTATTGAAGTAGTCTAGAATGTCTCCATTTAGTTCGATGACCTTACCTTCATCGTCTAGGAAACCTGATTTTATTTCTTTATCTTCATTTAGACTGTCGGCCTTGTTCTTGAATCTTAGGAATTTCATTAAATCACTGAAAATAAATAATAATAAAATT contains:
- a CDS encoding ABC transporter ATP-binding protein, giving the protein MSTMIEFENVSRIYKSGDHELKALDNLSLKIEKGEFVVILGPSGAGKSTLLNLLGGLDSATSGKIIVDGQNIVDFDDDELTKYRAKSVGFIFQFYNLIPNLTAKENVELMKDITDVDVNGDEILESVGLTGHGNQFPAQLSGGEQQRVSIARALAKEPAMLLCDEPTGALDSNTGVLILSLLQNKCHEKDTTVVIVTHNSKLAEAADKLIRIKNGKIESVTVNENPLDIHEIEW
- a CDS encoding ABC transporter permease, with the translated sequence MKMLYRKMLRDFKDHKAQFLSIFLMALIGVFAFTGISGEVVGMVDVSNSYYENTNLADGWIYGEEISDDVFSDIKSMEEIKDAQREMVVDTVANYSSDPEITLHVVEGNQNISKFYLFKGKDFDPNDEEGIWIDKRFADGRKLDIGDKITLKFDGNKVSKTVRGIMYSPEYVYYIQEGSLLPDFSQVGFAYIPSKGADFDIVYNTIALDGYEELDEKDFKSALEDKLGQKAYVQYVDRDNNVGIKTLQDEISQHQMFSGIFPAIFVLVSLLTLVTTMSRVISAQRMQIGTLKAMGYSNKSIILHYLSYGFVLSLSGSVIGLVVGPLTIPYLFYPTMSSTYSLPRWGPSWDISFFAVAGLMVVSSVLISYISVKGISDENPSETIRPKAPKLVSSGLIERTKIWERFSFNERWNYRDAKRNKTRAIMSVFGVFACALLVMSAFGMVDSINDVEDWQYNQIYNFNSKLLLEENITDSQLDHILDETGGEGIREEAIELKYKGIKKTGTLTVMNDTEYYKVTDANRNYISLDPDGVAISDKMAEVLGLKVGDKVRWHVAGNPKWIDSEITETYSIPFGQGLIMSPEVFDEIGGDDYNYSTNVVLTKKNVKENYTGVSSITTSEDIRKGWNTMTEALDLMVSVLTTFAIVLAVVVLYNLGLLSFTEIQRELATLKVLGFNSKSLRRLLLTQNLWFSTIGFILAIPGAYVLMGIMMGSTGDEYCFPINIYLWNFIVSFLITFGLSVLVNLAFSRKIKKVNMVESLKSNE
- a CDS encoding HEPN domain-containing protein; translation: MTFTWDKFYDVGNCMKNISKKEEYQRSAVGRFYYAAFGLVKNYYEDKYQRTVPSNDSHSFLINELEKSYGDEKALGENLRKIRRFRNYADYDSKFYMKNVGVSEEIYNEIIILLNNLNKKSKR
- the pyrB gene encoding aspartate carbamoyltransferase, which codes for MFGHENLISLKDFEKDEIEFILDEASKLEDVAKSKKLSRELEGKILGLLFYEPSTRTRLSFEASMKRLGGECIELGDTSISSVAKGESIADTAKMFESYCDAIVIRHDLEGVSRFLSDIVDVPIINAGDGAGQHPTQTLLDLYTIKKHFGKIDGLNIALLGDLKYGRTVHSLSYALGMYDVEMTFVSPDQLKMPKETLHDLEENNIKFKETNNLKDVIDDVDVLYVTRIQKERFPDEEEYEEIKGAYLINKELLEGKDLIVMHPLPRIDEIAYDVDDTKYNKYFEQAANAIPVRMAILRNLITHRYE
- a CDS encoding fumarylacetoacetate hydrolase family protein, with protein sequence MKFLRFKNKADSLNEDKEIKSGFLDDEGKVIELNGDILDYFNKDIKFILYNMVSSHGLDDIEILSPTEPSKIVCIGLNYKDHAKELNLDLPESPVIFIKPSTTVNRTDNIIIYPNVSKQIDYEGELAVVIGKTTKQVSIEEADDCIFGYTIINDVTARDFTLGDGQWTRGKSCDGFAPMGPYIETDLDPLNQKIITKVNGETKQNSSTSQMIFSPQEIISYVSQTMTLNPGDVIATGTPPGVGEMKADSIVEVTIEDIGTLKSYLIKEE